One Thunnus albacares chromosome 12, fThuAlb1.1, whole genome shotgun sequence genomic region harbors:
- the LOC122994278 gene encoding uncharacterized protein KIAA0040 homolog, producing MDGKTDNIQDFFNQLWSFATDKHNQGVYNTVCLVVLLILPLLVLLTTLVVCCHCCCCRHANGCCCCCCKHTMATAGSETKKKKNAANTEDLWISVKTGPMTPDRVALTMV from the coding sequence ATGGATGGGAAAACAGACAACATCCAGGATTTTTTCAACCAACTTTGGAGCTTTgcaacagacaaacacaaccaGGGTGTCTACAACACAGTCTGCCTGGTGGTTCTTCTAATTCTTCCCCTGCTGGTCCTCCTCACTACTTTGGTGGTGTGCTGCCACTGCTGTTGCTGTCGCCATGCCAacggctgctgttgctgctgctgcaaacaCACTATGGCAACTGCAGGGTCGGAaacgaaaaagaaaaaaaatgcagccaaTACGGAAGACTTGTGGATCTCTGTGAAGACGGGGCCGATGACACCTGACAGGGTTGCCCTGACCATGGTGTAG